A genome region from Deltaproteobacteria bacterium includes the following:
- a CDS encoding glycosyltransferase family 4 protein, which translates to MRVGIDGACWLNRRGYGRFTRELVAAMVPLDRSVEYTLLFDFDAADAPPAPEGVRVVRIPTRRPGARSAAADGRRSLRDLWLTSRAISRERFDVVFFPSAYTYVPVTGPGRIAVVIHDVIAEELPQQVFATRRAAAQWRLKLLAARAQADLVVTVSEASRQGIARRFGITAQRMLVISEAANGCFRPLPHDQRMLALLARLGLVDQRFVLYVGGISPHKNLAALLDAFAALRAQPEYADYRLVLAGDFSGDVFYSAHAALRQQSARLHLDGTVCFTGYVEDEDLALLYNAAAAFVLPSLQEGFGLPAIEALACGTPVLVSARGALPEIVAEAGLLFEPERPGELLAALQRITGDGELRANLRQRGPQRAAQFRWERAGQDLLHAFYGLHSGVAAAPVVAGAHPLG; encoded by the coding sequence ATGCGGGTTGGAATCGACGGCGCCTGTTGGCTGAATCGGCGCGGGTACGGCCGCTTCACGCGCGAGTTGGTCGCGGCAATGGTGCCGCTCGACCGCAGCGTGGAGTACACGCTGCTGTTTGATTTCGACGCGGCCGACGCTCCGCCGGCGCCGGAGGGAGTCCGGGTGGTCCGCATTCCTACGCGCCGGCCCGGTGCACGGTCGGCTGCCGCCGACGGGCGCCGTTCACTACGCGACCTGTGGCTGACCTCGCGTGCCATCAGCCGCGAGCGATTCGACGTCGTGTTCTTCCCCAGCGCTTACACCTACGTGCCGGTTACCGGTCCCGGCCGAATTGCGGTGGTCATCCACGACGTGATCGCGGAGGAGTTGCCGCAGCAGGTTTTTGCCACTCGCCGCGCAGCTGCCCAGTGGCGGCTCAAGCTGCTGGCGGCCCGAGCCCAAGCCGACTTGGTTGTGACCGTATCCGAAGCCTCGCGCCAAGGCATCGCGCGCCGCTTCGGCATTACCGCGCAACGTATGCTGGTGATTTCGGAAGCCGCCAACGGCTGCTTCCGCCCCCTCCCGCACGACCAGCGGATGTTGGCGCTGCTGGCTCGCTTGGGGTTGGTTGACCAGCGTTTCGTACTTTACGTCGGTGGCATCAGCCCGCATAAGAACCTGGCGGCGCTGCTTGATGCCTTTGCGGCGCTACGCGCCCAGCCCGAGTACGCAGACTACCGGCTGGTGCTGGCCGGGGATTTCTCCGGCGACGTCTTCTACTCAGCCCATGCGGCGCTGCGCCAACAGAGCGCGCGGCTTCACCTCGACGGCACCGTGTGTTTCACCGGCTACGTCGAGGATGAAGACCTAGCCCTGTTGTACAACGCGGCGGCCGCCTTCGTGCTGCCGTCTTTGCAGGAGGGTTTCGGTCTTCCGGCAATCGAGGCATTGGCCTGCGGCACCCCGGTGCTGGTTAGCGCCCGTGGCGCCCTGCCGGAAATCGTCGCTGAAGCCGGGTTGCTTTTCGAGCCCGAGCGGCCCGGCGAATTGCTGGCCGCGTTGCAGCGAATCACCGGCGATGGCGAGTTGCGGGCCAACCTGCGGCAGCGCGGCCCGCAGCGTGCCGCCCAATTCCGTTGGGAGCGTGCGGGGCAAGATCTCTTGCACGCATTCTACGGTCTCCATAGCGGCGTGGCCGCCGCCCCCGTTGTCGCCGGCGCCCACCCGCTCGGCTGA
- a CDS encoding glycosyltransferase family 2 protein, with translation MSHPLVRLSVIVPAYNCAAFLDRSLTALARSSFRDYECIVVDDASTDHSRDVAAKHGVRLLALGSNGGPARARNRAAEQARGEILVFIDADVCVHPDTLGRIDAHFRAHPQVEALMGSYDDTPAHRGFVSQYKNLFHHYVHQTSRSQAWTFWAGCGAIRRPLFLQFHGFDESYRRPCIEDIELGFRLAASGHRIDLEPAVQVTHLKRWTLWNLLRTDVRDRGIPWFLLMLRDRTMPADLNVTRTHRLSVLLVFALVAVAGVALAEPWLPRWLPATLPLRPIAAGALAALAAALFSLNYDFYRFFLRKRGLLFTAGVLPLHWLYYLYCGVAVGAALTLHLWDRVTARRLRWQLSVPPAAR, from the coding sequence ATGAGTCACCCACTTGTCCGACTCTCCGTGATTGTGCCGGCGTACAACTGCGCCGCTTTCCTCGATCGCTCTCTGACGGCACTGGCGCGCTCCAGCTTCCGCGACTACGAGTGCATCGTCGTGGATGACGCCTCGACCGATCATTCGCGGGACGTCGCGGCCAAGCATGGCGTGCGCCTACTGGCACTTGGCAGCAACGGCGGTCCGGCGCGCGCCCGCAATCGCGCGGCCGAACAAGCCCGCGGCGAGATTCTCGTGTTCATCGACGCCGACGTGTGCGTACACCCCGACACCCTCGGCCGCATCGACGCCCACTTCCGTGCCCACCCGCAAGTGGAGGCGCTGATGGGTTCGTACGACGACACCCCCGCGCACCGTGGTTTCGTGTCGCAATACAAGAATCTCTTCCATCACTACGTTCACCAAACCAGCCGCTCGCAAGCGTGGACCTTTTGGGCCGGTTGCGGCGCCATCCGGCGCCCGCTGTTCTTGCAGTTCCACGGCTTCGACGAATCCTATCGGCGGCCGTGCATCGAAGACATCGAGTTGGGCTTCCGGCTGGCCGCCAGTGGCCATCGCATCGATCTGGAGCCGGCGGTGCAAGTCACCCACTTGAAGCGCTGGACGCTGTGGAACCTGCTGCGCACCGACGTCCGCGACCGCGGCATCCCCTGGTTCCTGCTCATGCTGCGCGATCGCACCATGCCGGCCGACTTGAACGTGACCCGCACTCATCGCCTCAGCGTCTTACTGGTGTTCGCGTTGGTGGCGGTCGCCGGCGTAGCGCTGGCGGAGCCGTGGCTGCCGCGCTGGTTACCCGCGACACTGCCGTTGCGGCCGATAGCTGCCGGCGCCTTGGCGGCACTGGCGGCGGCGCTGTTCAGCTTGAACTACGACTTCTACCGTTTTTTCCTTCGCAAGCGCGGGCTGCTGTTCACCGCCGGTGTGCTGCCGCTGCACTGGCTCTACTACCTGTACTGCGGCGTCGCAGTGGGCGCGGCGCTGACCTTGCATTTGTGGGACCGAGTCACGGCGCGGCGGCTGCGGTGGCAGCTGTCGGTGCCGCCGGCCGCGCGCTGA